The DNA region CCATCGCCGAATCCGAGTGCGCCGTCCAGGCCGCACCGGCCAGATCGGTGACGATGCCACCCGCCGCGCGGATCATCGCGACACCGGCGGCGTGGTCCCAGATGTGGTGTCCGAAACTGATTGCGCCGCCCAGCGTCCCGTCCGCGACGTAGGCCAGATCGATTCCGGTGGCGCCGTGCATCCTGGGCCGTGAGGTCACTCGGCTGAGCCGATCGAGCACCGCCATCCGATAGCGCCCGGGGAACCGACCCCGCCAGTCGACGTTGAACGTGCCGATGCCGACCAGGGAATCGGCCAGATCAGCCGGCTTCAACTGCGGCTGTGCCACCCCGTTGCGGAGCAGCGGGCCGCCCGCCACCGCGGTGTAACGCTGGTCGGCGAACGGCAGCCAGGTCAGTCCCGCAACCGGCTCGCCGTCGCGCAGCAGACCCAACAACATGGCCGCCATGGGCGATCCGGCGGCGTAGTTGAAGGTTCCGTCGATGGGGTCCAACACCCACACCAACGGTGAATCGAT from Mycolicibacter sp. MU0083 includes:
- a CDS encoding inositol monophosphatase family protein: MALDTADLDALVTTASKVLDVAAEPFLAGHRADSAVRKGNNDFATEVDLALERQITEALVAETGIGVHGEEFGGPPIDSPLVWVLDPIDGTFNYAAGSPMAAMLLGLLRDGEPVAGLTWLPFADQRYTAVAGGPLLRNGVAQPQLKPADLADSLVGIGTFNVDWRGRFPGRYRMAVLDRLSRVTSRPRMHGATGIDLAYVADGTLGGAISFGHHIWDHAAGVAMIRAAGGIVTDLAGAAWTAHSDSAMAAAPGVHAQILDILEQAGPPGDY